Below is a window of Anas platyrhynchos isolate ZD024472 breed Pekin duck chromosome 21, IASCAAS_PekinDuck_T2T, whole genome shotgun sequence DNA.
gcCAATTCTACCCTTCCTTTCACTGAGGCTAAAAACAATTTGATAGAATTGAAGCTTTTAGAATAAACTTTAAGTTCTTACATATGAATTTTCCAACTGTCCCATTACAGGACAGTTAGAATTATAGTCCCATGACAGGAAAATTATTAACTCAGAATCTCTGGCAGTTATAAAGAATTATGATCATCTGCCAATAAAATGCAGCAACCTTCACAAAAAGAGACATCATTTGGCTTTTTTTCACTTCCAGAAGTAACAAGCAATAAAGTTGTAGATTAAAATGAAGTCcagtaaagaaaacacagtgaaaCTAGAAATCTTGAACTGTAGCATTCTCCTTTAGCAAGTTATTTCATATATTGACATTACATTTCAGGTTATGTCCAAGAGGAAGatttaaaggaagaagaagatataaaggaggaggaagaagatgatGATGACAACAATTCAACTGCTCACCTCCAGGGCAGCAATGACACTGGCACGGATGAGGAACATGATGTGGGTCCTGAGCAGAAAGGGAACTTTAGTTACCAGAATTCCCCTGTCAGTCATATATCTAACCAGGATGCAGAAAATGAATCACTACTAAGTGATGGTAGTGACCACGTGACAGATATTAAAAGCATTTGCTCTAGAGAGCCACAGGATCCAAAAACCAGCACCCATCCCAAAGCCCAGAATGAAGCACACAATTGCATGGATAAAATGACAGCGGTCTATGCCAACATACTGTCAGACTCTTATTGGACAGGCTTAGGGCTGGGTTTCAAGTTGTCTAACTCTGAAAAGAGGAGTTGTGACAACAGAAATGGAGGGAACAAAGCTGATTTTGATTGGCACCAAGACGCACTGTCAAAAAGCTTACAACAGAATTTACCTTCCAGACCTGTCTCGAAACCCAACCTGTTCAGCTCCGTCCAGCTCTACAGGCAGAGCAGCAAAATGTGTGGAACTGTTTTCACAGGCGCCAGCAGGTTTCGGTGCCGGCAGTGCAGTGCTGCCTATGACACGCTGGTCGAACTAACAGTTCATATGAATGAAACAGGTCACTATCAAGATGACAACCACAAAAAGGACAAGCACAGACCTACCAGCTACTCAAAGCCTCGAAAAAGGGCTTTCCAGGACATGGACAAGGAAGATGCACAAAAAGTTCTGAAGTGTATGTTCTGTGGTGACTCCTTCGATTCCCTTCAAGATCTGAGCGTTCatatgataaaaacaaaacattaccaAAAAGTGCCTTTGAAGGAGCCGGtaccaaccatttcttcaaaAATGGTCACTCCAGCAAAGAAACGTGTGTTTGATGTTAACAGGCCTTGTTCCCCCGATTCCACAACGGGGTCTTTCTCAGATTCTTTTTCTCCGCAGAAGAACGCGAACCTGCAGTTGTCATCTAACAACCGCTATGGCTACCAGAATGGCGCCAGCTATACTTGGCAGTTTGAGGCCTGTAAATCCCAGATTTTGAAGTGTATGGAGTGTGGAAGCTCCCATGACACCTTGCAGCAGCTCACGACCCACATGATGGTTACTGGCCATTTCTTGAAAGTCACAAGTTCAGcttcaaagaaaggaaagcaactTGTTCTGGATCCTCTAGCTGTGGAAAAAATGCAATCACTGTCTGAAGCACCAGCCAATGACAGCCCGGTTTCAAAATCAAACAGTAAATCATCTGCAGAATGCATAGCTCccacttctgaaataaaaaaagaaagtaaaaaagataaaactgaTGATGCAAACAAAGATGAGAAAGCAGTGAAAACTGAAGAGTATGAAGACACCCTTCAGAAACCACTGGATCCCACAATGAAATACCAGTACCTCAGAGAAGAAGATTTAGAAGATGGTTCAAAGGGTGGTGGGGACATTTTAAAGTCTTTGGAGAACACTGTCACAACAGCCATCAATAAAGCTCAGAATGGAGCACCCAGCTGGAGCGCATACCCCAGCATCCACGCAGCTTATCAGCTCTCAGAGGGAGCTAAGCCATCTTTGCCTGTGGGTTCCCAAGTACTGCAAATCAGGCCAACCATCACCAATAAGTTGAGGCCCATAGCTCCAAAGTGGAAGGTCATGCCTCTGGTCCCTATATCAGCAAATGTGGCCCAGTGCACTCaagtgaagaaagaaactgatgaCAAGGAGGAAGTACAAAAGGACTATGCTAAAGATAGCATCCAAGCTGAGCCTGCCTCACTCAGTCAGAGTGAAAGAGAACCTCCCCTCAAATCTGAAGTCTCTGTGGAGCCAAAAAAGACGGAACCATGCCCCTTGaaagaagaagacaaaattaaagaggacagtggaaaagaaaaaccagTCCTCAAGGAACCAACAGCAGCTTCTCTTAGCAATGGTTGTGCTGCTGCCAACCATTCATCTGAGCTGCCTTGTGTCAACCCTCTCAGTGCCCTGCAGTCAGTACTAAATAATCACTTGGGCAAAGCCACAGAGCCTTTACGGCCTCAATCcaactccagtcccagctctaGCACAATTTCTATGTTCCACAAATCTAATCTAAATATGATGGAGAAGCCAGTGTTATCTCCTACTCCAACCCCACCAAAGCCTGCAAGTGTGTCCAGGCActatttgtttgaaaacaatgaTCAGCCTATTGACCTGACCAAATCTAAAGGCAAGAAAGCTGAGTCAGCTCAAGCACAATCCTGTACTTCTCCACCTCAAAAACATGCTCTGTCTGACATTGCTGACATGGTCAAAGTTCTTCCCAAAGCTACTACACCAAAACCTGCTGCATCTTCAAGGATCCCATCTATGAAATTGGAAATAGATGTCCGACGCTTTGAGGATGTCTCAACAGAAGTCTCCACTCTGCATAAAAGGAAGGGCAGACAGTCAAACTGGAACCCTCAGCATCTCCTCATTTTGCAGGCTCAATTTGCTTCCAGCCTCTTCCAGACATCCGAAGGTAAATATTTATTATCAGATCTAGGCCCACAGGAGCGTATGCAGATTTCAAAATTTACCGGACTGTCAATGACCACCATCAGCCATTGGTTGGCAAACGTCAAGTACCAACTTAGGAAAACCGGAGGAACAAAGTTTTTGAAAAACATGGACAAAGGGCATCCAGTCTTTTATTGCAGCGACTGTGCATCTCAATTTCGAACCCCATCTACTTACATTAGCCACTTAGAATCTCATCTAGGTTTCCAAATGAAAGACATGAACAGGCTGGCTGTGGAGCAGCAAACCAAGGTAGAGCAAGAAATCTCCAGAGTTTCAGTTCAAAGATCTCCTGAAACAATAGCTGGAGAAGAGGACACAGACTCTAAGTTCAAATGTAAGTTGTGCTGTCGGACATTTGCGAGCAAACATGCAGTAAAACTTCATCTAAGCAAAACACACAGCAAGTCACCAGAACACCATTCACAATTTGTAGCAGAAGTGGATGAAGAATAACTCTTAAGGTATGCATGCTCTATAGTGAGTTTTGATTTCATCCTTGTGAGGAGGCCTCTTAAAACATTCGTACTTTATGAAATGTAGGAAAACACTATAAAATGCATAATGTACTGCTGCTTCATTAATCTGATTGCATGTACACATTCATTTTATAATGTTTTCAGGAAGAGAGCTTGATAAATGCAGAACTACATTGCCCCATACAGAAAAGTTGcttcttattttcaaaatagctGTTTTCCCAGTTCTCACTCTCTTTCTGTTTCTAAGAATTAATAGTTTTCACATCCTATGCACTTCAATGTGGAATGCAACAACTAGATGCTACTCTTTTACGatgagaatggaaaaaaaaaaaaaaaaaagcgcactGAAAACCAAAAGATTACAACCTTCAGTGCTAACACACCTGTAAATCTGATTTTGATGGGGGAAAAGAAGACAATTCAAATGTCAAAttagcaaaataataaatagtcCAAGTTCCTCACACACTCAAACCCAACCTGAAGAATCTACTAATAATTGAAAAGTTTATGTCCAGAAGTTTGGTTATTCTTTCAATAATATTTGGATATTcagttttgtaaaatattttaatattttacacTTACTTAAACATTTACTATTGTGAGTGGCCTTTTTTGTAACATCAGTTTAACCTTCCTCTCCATCATGTCTCTGCTCGTTCCTTTTTTAATCCTGAAGATGTGTgattatattttgtttcatgttgGTGGGCATGTCAATCCAGGAAcatcactgacttcagtgcaAGATTTCGTATAACCTGGGAGGGAGGGGGTTGATGCTTAATTGAGGAAACTGCTAGATTTTTTTACAAGGTTAATATTTCAAAGACCTGTTAATAGGATACTTATACATTACtgttggtattttttattttatttttttgctgaaaGATGCACCAAACGAAGTACTGCCACAATCAATGTTTATAATATGTAATGTAATATTCAGATTACACACAATTTTTGCgtttttaattttgcttgaTTCACAAACTTGAATCTTcttgatttaaataaatatgcagaCATCAACTAAAAGTCCAAATAGAAGTTTTCTGTTCTAACACGTTTATTTCCAGCAAGGCTCTGTTAGTCATTCCCAGCAATTTCACCAGCAAACTCAGGCACTGCTTCTGTTTGCAGAATAATCATGTGCAGATTCAGATTTTCTCCAACATGTTCATTACTTAGATAACATTTGGAAAATGAATTCATCAGACAGTCAAAATTAAAGATGTGTTGTGAATTGTCACTTACGCCAGCTGCTATTGTGGCTATTCTCTGGCTAATTGAGGGTGCAAGCACTTTGAGGATGAATACCCGTTTGTGTGAAGATTTCACATTTGTTTGCTGCAAATATTCAGGAggctttaaaaaacactttcgGTGTACAAAGCCAGCACAAGGACTATGCATCACTTAAGCTTCGATAAAAAGACTACTTTTGAATAATTTAAACCACTAATCAAAGGGTTACTTTGGGATGGGTAATATAAGCTATTACTATAGAGTATAACGTCAGTATTCAAGTGCAGTAAGGTTTAAGTTTTGCATACATCATGTATGTACTGTCTGTCTATGACTGGATTTATTCCTTCTGCGTATTTTAGCCAGAAAAATACAGTTCAACTCAAAGGGAGTTTATTTTCTCAATAATGCTAATATCCTTAAATGTCCATTTTGGCATTTTTAACCCAACATTAGAATCTAgtacaaaaacagaaaataaatgttccttGTTTGTCTGATAATAACTGATTTTCTGCCTAACCATTCTATAACCCTTCAAAATCAATATACCTgccaaaatatcagaaaattGCAAGAGATTGGTTGGGAAAAATGTAccatatttcatttccttcctcaCCAGTTAACGATTATTAAGACTTTGACATTCATAGTTTTCACACAAGAGATATCAGAGCAAACCAATAATTTGGGTACTATCAAACAAAAGCTATCTGCCAAACATATTAATAAAACAGCTATTTTGGCATATTCATGGCTTAATACCTGACAAATGTTTCAGATTTGGTCTTAAAAGCACCATGTTATTATGAAGAGGCAAACCAAACACCCACCTTTATAAACATGTTACTATTCCTCAGGATTTGGGGAagaagtacaaagaaaaaaaaatctcagagggaaaaaaatggtttctgCATTGTAATAACCTCCACAGACACATCACGGGTATTATTCAGGTGATATGTGACTACATAAATAAGGTACTGTCCTTCCTGCCTTTGGGTACCCAGAAATTGCTGTCCTTTTAATACTCATCCATTTCTAATTTATATCAAGATGCAGGTTGTATCTTacctttgaaaaaatatatttaaattgcaATGACAGAGTGATAGCACTGTTATCTGGAACTATAATTTTAGTTGGTATGCATGATAGCACAAATTGTATGAAATGATGGGGTATTTTGGATAGCATTGTAAAGATTTTATTACAGTTTTGGAGCTGTAAGCCTACCTAAGTTCTGACTATGTTAAAAGTGTGGAGGCCAGAGTTTATTCATATGGTTTCTTCCTGAGATCTACAAGGAGACTAAATCAAATAACAGAGATTTTCAGGGTTTACTTATTCATACCATGTATTTTAGGATTCAGTATGCATTTGAATAAAAACATAGAGAAGAGCACAGTATTTAGAAACAAGAAATATAAAGCATACTGAAATTCTTAAAATGTACACATGCATCTGCATTCACTTCTAGGCAATACTGTAGTggaatagaaataaaagtagagaaaatatatggaaataaatggaaataaaacagtgGAAAGTGTACTCAGTAGAGAAATACTTTAACtactttatatattttaatgaaatatactattaaaagttattttaaaatgttgactatcattaaaatatgaatgaatAATCGGTGATAGTACTGTAGAAAAATGTGTTATGTATATGGTTTTATTTCTAAGACCTCTGTGAGCCTGTTTATAAGAAATTCACTATAAATTCTTCTTAAATGTAAAGACATACATGTCTGTTTTATATTCATCTTTGGTGTTTTCTTGAATTCCTTTAACTGATATGGGCTTAGTAATATAATGTAAAATCATGTGTAATATGCAACAATCAGATGTCTCTATTCTCATTCATTTAACCTGctacaaaactgtttttattgctATTCTTCAAAGACAACCCATGAACATTAGGGAGCATGGCTTTAATCagatttaatttgtttgttgACTAAGACCTTTGaagagcatttattttttttattattttttttttatttaaactagAATTTTTAACTTGatccaagaagaaaagacaatgcaaaattttatttctcactttAAATTCAGGTGATAGGGTTGGCTAGAAACTGGTCAGTAACCGAGGCTCTCTCTGTTCTTATCTATGACTTTTTATAGAAATAAGTCTCCATAGAGTTAAATTTACCAACTTGATTggagagatttctttttaaaagaccCTGATAAGTAAACAAACAGCTACCTGAAATGAACTAATTTGAAAGTAAGgctgctgcaaaacaaaaaaatgagtcATAATGATAAAcagtttttctctctgtttcctcctttgtctttttttaaccATCAAGTTTAAAGCTTctacagtgcttttttttctactttatagGAGACAACTGACATTCTGTGGTAAATGgaagaaagagcagagcagaactgAAAATCCTCTAATGCACTGACACTAACTTGCCCTCTATTGTTGAAAATGAGCAGGCAATCATGATTGTTCATCAAATGGCTCCTAATGCAGTTAAAGCATTCAGCTATAATTTCTCCTTGCATTTATAATTACTGTCATAGACTGCACACCTCAGTGAGCAGATTAAAGCTATAAACTATTTAGCCGTAGCTTTAAGATGAGGAACTTGATTTGTCTGGCAGCAGTTATTTGTTAGAGAGCTTGACACTTCACATAAAAATGACTCAACTTGATGAAGAACAATGCAGTTTAAGCAATGCAGTGATTTTAAATCAGTCATTATACCACGCCCTGTAAGAATTGCAAAGCAATTTGTTAAATGATATATAGGACACGTAGATAACTGTATGTGTTAAGTATACCAaaatagaagattttttttgtctgtggattttattttct
It encodes the following:
- the TSHZ2 gene encoding teashirt homolog 2 isoform X1, producing the protein MMYSFVLKKHNLILAGYVQEEDLKEEEDIKEEEEDDDDNNSTAHLQGSNDTGTDEEHDVGPEQKGNFSYQNSPVSHISNQDAENESLLSDGSDHVTDIKSICSREPQDPKTSTHPKAQNEAHNCMDKMTAVYANILSDSYWTGLGLGFKLSNSEKRSCDNRNGGNKADFDWHQDALSKSLQQNLPSRPVSKPNLFSSVQLYRQSSKMCGTVFTGASRFRCRQCSAAYDTLVELTVHMNETGHYQDDNHKKDKHRPTSYSKPRKRAFQDMDKEDAQKVLKCMFCGDSFDSLQDLSVHMIKTKHYQKVPLKEPVPTISSKMVTPAKKRVFDVNRPCSPDSTTGSFSDSFSPQKNANLQLSSNNRYGYQNGASYTWQFEACKSQILKCMECGSSHDTLQQLTTHMMVTGHFLKVTSSASKKGKQLVLDPLAVEKMQSLSEAPANDSPVSKSNSKSSAECIAPTSEIKKESKKDKTDDANKDEKAVKTEEYEDTLQKPLDPTMKYQYLREEDLEDGSKGGGDILKSLENTVTTAINKAQNGAPSWSAYPSIHAAYQLSEGAKPSLPVGSQVLQIRPTITNKLRPIAPKWKVMPLVPISANVAQCTQVKKETDDKEEVQKDYAKDSIQAEPASLSQSEREPPLKSEVSVEPKKTEPCPLKEEDKIKEDSGKEKPVLKEPTAASLSNGCAAANHSSELPCVNPLSALQSVLNNHLGKATEPLRPQSNSSPSSSTISMFHKSNLNMMEKPVLSPTPTPPKPASVSRHYLFENNDQPIDLTKSKGKKAESAQAQSCTSPPQKHALSDIADMVKVLPKATTPKPAASSRIPSMKLEIDVRRFEDVSTEVSTLHKRKGRQSNWNPQHLLILQAQFASSLFQTSEGKYLLSDLGPQERMQISKFTGLSMTTISHWLANVKYQLRKTGGTKFLKNMDKGHPVFYCSDCASQFRTPSTYISHLESHLGFQMKDMNRLAVEQQTKVEQEISRVSVQRSPETIAGEEDTDSKFKCKLCCRTFASKHAVKLHLSKTHSKSPEHHSQFVAEVDEE
- the TSHZ2 gene encoding teashirt homolog 2 isoform X2 codes for the protein MPRRKQQAPKRAAGYVQEEDLKEEEDIKEEEEDDDDNNSTAHLQGSNDTGTDEEHDVGPEQKGNFSYQNSPVSHISNQDAENESLLSDGSDHVTDIKSICSREPQDPKTSTHPKAQNEAHNCMDKMTAVYANILSDSYWTGLGLGFKLSNSEKRSCDNRNGGNKADFDWHQDALSKSLQQNLPSRPVSKPNLFSSVQLYRQSSKMCGTVFTGASRFRCRQCSAAYDTLVELTVHMNETGHYQDDNHKKDKHRPTSYSKPRKRAFQDMDKEDAQKVLKCMFCGDSFDSLQDLSVHMIKTKHYQKVPLKEPVPTISSKMVTPAKKRVFDVNRPCSPDSTTGSFSDSFSPQKNANLQLSSNNRYGYQNGASYTWQFEACKSQILKCMECGSSHDTLQQLTTHMMVTGHFLKVTSSASKKGKQLVLDPLAVEKMQSLSEAPANDSPVSKSNSKSSAECIAPTSEIKKESKKDKTDDANKDEKAVKTEEYEDTLQKPLDPTMKYQYLREEDLEDGSKGGGDILKSLENTVTTAINKAQNGAPSWSAYPSIHAAYQLSEGAKPSLPVGSQVLQIRPTITNKLRPIAPKWKVMPLVPISANVAQCTQVKKETDDKEEVQKDYAKDSIQAEPASLSQSEREPPLKSEVSVEPKKTEPCPLKEEDKIKEDSGKEKPVLKEPTAASLSNGCAAANHSSELPCVNPLSALQSVLNNHLGKATEPLRPQSNSSPSSSTISMFHKSNLNMMEKPVLSPTPTPPKPASVSRHYLFENNDQPIDLTKSKGKKAESAQAQSCTSPPQKHALSDIADMVKVLPKATTPKPAASSRIPSMKLEIDVRRFEDVSTEVSTLHKRKGRQSNWNPQHLLILQAQFASSLFQTSEGKYLLSDLGPQERMQISKFTGLSMTTISHWLANVKYQLRKTGGTKFLKNMDKGHPVFYCSDCASQFRTPSTYISHLESHLGFQMKDMNRLAVEQQTKVEQEISRVSVQRSPETIAGEEDTDSKFKCKLCCRTFASKHAVKLHLSKTHSKSPEHHSQFVAEVDEE
- the TSHZ2 gene encoding teashirt homolog 2 isoform X3 yields the protein MMYSFVLKKHNLILAGYVQEEDLKEEEDIKEEEEDDDDNNSTAHLQGSNDTGTDEEHDVGPEQKGNFSYQNSPVSHISNQDAENESLLSDGSDHVTDIKSICSREPQDPKTSTHPKAQNEAHNCMDKMTAVYANILSDSYWTGLGLGFKLSNSEKRSCDNRNGGNKADFDWHQDALSKSLQQNLPSRPVSKPNLFSSVQLYRQSSKMCGTVFTGASRFRCRQCSAAYDTLVELTVHMNETGHYQDDNHKKDKHRPTSYSKPRKRAFQDMDKEDAQKVLKCMFCGDSFDSLQDLSVHMIKTKHYQKVPLKEPVPTISSKMVTPAKKRVFDVNRPCSPDSTTGSFSDSFSPQKNANLQLSSNNRYGYQNGASYTWQFEACKSQILKCMECGSSHDTLQQLTTHMMVTGHFLKVTSSASKKGKQLVLDPLAVEKMQSLSEAPANDSPVSKSNSKSSAECIAPTSEIKKESKKDKTDDANKDEKAVKTEEYEDTLQKPLDPTMKYQYLREEDLEDGSKGGGDILKSLENTVTTAINKAQNGAPSWSAYPSIHAAYQLSEGAKPSLPVGSQVLQIRPTITNKLRPIAPKWKVMPLVPISANVAQCTQVKKETDDKEEVQKDYAKDSIQAEPASLSQSEREPPLKSEVSVEPKKTEPCPLKEEDKIKEDSGKEKPVLKEPTAASLSNGCAAANHSSELPCVNPLSALQSVLNNHLGKATEPLRPQSNSSPSSSTISMFHKSNLNMMEKPVLSPTPTPPKPASVSRHYLFENNDQPIDLTKSKGKKAESAQAQSCTSPPQKHALSDIADMVKVLPKATTPKPAASSRIPSMKLEIDVRRFEDVSTEVSTLHKRKGRQSNWNPQHLLILQAQFASSLFQTSEGKYLLSDLGPQERMQISKFTGLSMTTISHWLANVKYQLRKTGGTKFLKNMDKGHPVFYCSDCASQFRTPSTYISHLESHLGFQMKDMNRLAVEQQTKVEQEISRVSVQRSPETIAGEEDTDSKFK